CATCtgtttcaatttttgaaaCATCAATCactttgctgcaaattgcCTTGAAGAAGAGGCAGAACCAGATAATGGCATACCGAACAGGCTTTGCTAGAACTGATCGTAACGCAATGGGGAGAAGAATCTGCATTATTGTGTGGCAATCATGTGATTTAAGACCAACTAGTCTTAAATCTTCCATAGAGACCAGATTTCTTACATTAGAAGAGAAGCGCAATGAAACCTTCATACCGAAAAAGGAACGAcaaactattttcttctcctctagcAACAAGTTCCAATTGCCTAAAGGCAACTTGGACCTGTTTGGACCAGGTGTAGCCTGCAAATCAGTTCGGATGCCCATTTTAACCATGTCCATACGGGCAGCAGGTCCATCCTTACTCTTCCCAGGAATATTCAATAAGGTACCGAGAATAGCATCGCAACAATTCTTCTCAATGTGCATGACATCAAGAACATGTCTTACCGGAAGATACTTCCAGTAATCGAGTTCAAAGAACACAGATTGTTTTTTCCAACATGGTCTGTTTTGGTTATCACTAGCCTTCAAAGGGGGAATAGGGTTTTTCTTACCAAATTTCCTGCTAACATAGCCTTTAACTCTTGACAAGACCTCCTCCCCACTTAATGGTATAGGAGCCACATCATTCTCTACGGTATTGTCGAATGCAGCTGACTGCTTTCGGTACGGATGGTGTCTGGGCAAATGCCTGCGATTTCGCATGAATACCATTTTTTTACTATGCTTCAACCTATATGGTTTGGTTTCGTCAACACAAACTGGACAAGCATTGTACCCTATGACAATGCTACCCGATAGATTACCATATGCAGGAAAATCGTTAATggtccaaaacaaaacagccCTAAGTTTAAAATACTCTCCCCTAACAGCATCATACACTCCTTCAATTCCATCCCACAATTTCTTCAAGTCATCAATTAACGGCTGCAAATACACATCAATATCATTACCAGGCTGCTTGGGTCCAGCTATTAACAATGTT
This genomic stretch from Fragaria vesca subsp. vesca unplaced genomic scaffold, FraVesHawaii_1.0 scf0511083, whole genome shotgun sequence harbors:
- the LOC101314904 gene encoding uncharacterized protein LOC101314904, coding for MKRKHMMLTLLIAGPKQPGNDIDVYLQPLIDDLKKLWDGIEGVYDAVRGEYFKLRAVLFWTINDFPAYGNLSGSIVIGYNACPVCVDETKPYRLKHSKKMVFMRNRRHLPRHHPYRKQSAAFDNTVENDVAPIPLSGEEVLSRVKGYVSRKFGKKNPIPPLKASDNQNRPCWKKQSVFFELDYWKYLPVRHVLDVMHIEKNCCDAILGTLLNIPGKSKDGPAARMDMVKMGIRTDLQATPGPNRSKLPLGNWNLLLEEKKIVCRSFFGMKVSLRFSSNVRNLVSMEDLRLVGLKSHDCHTIMQILLPIALRSVLAKPVR